The following are from one region of the Acipenser ruthenus chromosome 19, fAciRut3.2 maternal haplotype, whole genome shotgun sequence genome:
- the LOC117424227 gene encoding phosphoinositide 3-kinase regulatory subunit 5-like, with the protein MQHTSCTEDRIQHALQRCLHGLGRDPSSMDTWTVGLCMNRWSLEELVNRDPGNFLILLQQILKRTREVQVNSEYVLVAPLALMFFSTLLRTPFFPPDSTLLKEACEIYHSFLTWPEPYCSVCRDLLTFIHQELKAPGISYQRLVREEQGLATENHPRKTITVLLMNPADVPKEYLSIADQLSTVEHSQRDSYITLIKHAYQCTFGTKYSLKDIQKTLESKKLEELVEIFSASTEILETASALEDSVKSREFIQGKLGELREKAGIPAENGNTPAGEKSSSTIQTLPLLIAKCHTYHWDKDNFDVLNEILRSECDLPPTTLAEPEEEELDDEEEDIEDEVEINDHRASTFSTTSKDSMFSTYSLASNCSMPSMLSVASGVDSDFCEDMDEDSRHEKQSKVKPKLKKRISMLFKSKSSQSLRRTESLGNPESKNNFPVKSRSNSLPQQACLMRAERQSLKTTCFRRRPFLSCDDDSKATTLRVVVFGADQISGKVARAYSNLRLQESRCPRLTRYFRFQFYFIPVKRNSSCPAVPGSFPNSVPDSPMRPAAPMELNLSGLEDSTNDIAHYIGMLDPWYDRNILSLLSLPIGVLCQQASKIETDSFNNSKQRLPILADMVLYYCRHAAHNALVQLYQAELTLAGGERRTEVFIHSLELGHTAGTRAIKASGPGSKRFGIDGEREAVPLTLGIVYSKVSVSSRNQWNNIEKVCTSVNLTKACRRPEELDSKMECLQLTMTEVLKRQNSKSKMSYNQQMNTTQVKVDKVQVTGSNSTTFAVCFDQDEKKILQSVTRCEVSVCYKPENSILWRFRRKRSFQEQPPHPEFCSLLCLPISTFSGALP; encoded by the exons gtgCAAGTCAATTCCGAGTATGTTCTCGTTGCCCCTTTGGCTTTGATGTTCTTCTCTACACTTCTGCGG acTCCCTTCTTCCCACcggactccacactgctgaaagaAGCCTGTGAGATATATCACAGCTTCCTCACCTGGCCTGAGCCCTACTGCAGCGTCTGCAGAGACCTGCTCACATTCATCCACCAGGAGCTGAAGGCACCAG gGATTTCCTACCAGAGGCTGGTGAGAGAAGAACAGGGATTAGCCACTGAGAATCACCCACGCAAAACAAT AACGGTCCTATTGATGAACCCTGCTGACGTCCCCAAGGAGTACCTGTCTATAGCGGATCAGCTCAGCACAGTGGAGCACTCCCAGAGGGACTCCTACATCACTCTCATCAAACACGCGTATCAGTGCACCTTCGGCACCAAGTACTCCCTCAAAGACATACAGAAGACACTAGAG TCTAAGAAATTAGAAGAACTTGTGGAGATCTTCTCAGCTAGCACAGAGATCCTGGAGACAGCCTCTGCTCTGGAAGACAGTGTCAAATCCAGGGAGTTCATACAGGGAAAACTGGGGGAGCTGAGGGAGAAGGCTGGAATTCCTGCAGAAAATGGAAACACACCAGCAG GAGAGAAATCAAGCAGTACCATACAGACTTTGCCACTGCTCATTGCCAAGTGCCATACTTACCACTGGGACAAGGATAATTTCG ATGTTTTGAATGAGATCCTCCGCAGTGAGTGTGACCTGCCCCCAACCACCCTGGCTGAGCCGGAGGAAGAAGAGCTGGATGATGAAGAGGAGGACATAGAGGACGAAGTTGAAATAAACGACCATCGAGCCTCCACCTTCTCCACCACTTCCAAAGACTCCATGTTCTCCACTTACTCCTTAGCCTCCAACTGCTCCATGCCCTCCATGCTGTCAGTGGCCTCTGGGGTGGACAGTGACTTCTGCGAGGACATGGACGAGGACAGCAGGCATGAGAAGCAGAGCAAAGTCAAACCGAAACTGAAGAAGAGGATTTCCATGCTGTTCAAGTCCAAGAGCAGCCAATCGCTGCGCCGAACGGAGAGCCTGGGAAACCCAGAGTCCAAGAACAACTTTCCGGTCAAGTCCCGGTCCAATTCTCTGCCGCAGCAGGCGTGCTTGATGAGAGCCGAGAGGCAGTCCCTGAAGACCACCTGCTTCCGACGGAGGCCCTTCCTGAGCTGCGACGACGACAGCAAAGCCACGACACTCAGGGTGGTCGTCTTCGGAGCTGATCAGATCTCTGGGAAAGTGGCGCGGGCGTACAGTAATCTCAG ACTGCAAGAAAGCAGGTGTCCCAGACTGACGAGGTACTTCAGGTTCCAGTTCTATTTCATTCCTGTAAAGAGGAACTCCAGCTGCCCTGCAGTGCCAGGTTCATTCCCTAACAGTGTGCCAGACAGCCCTATGCGACCAGCAGCACCCATG GAATTAAACCTATCTGGTTTGGAAGACAGCACCAACGATATTGCACATTACATTGGAATGCTAGATCCCTGGTACGATCGCAACATCCTCAGTTTACTGAGTCTGCCCATTGGTGTTCTATGCCAG CAAGCCTCCAAGATCGAGACTGACTCCTTCAACAATTCCAAGCAACGGCTTCCCATTTTAGCAGACATGGTGCTGTACTACTGCAGACATGCGGCTCACAATGCACTGGTCCAGCTCTACCAGGCTGAG TTAACCCTAGCTGGGGGTGAGAGACGCACAGAGGTGTTTATCCATTCCCTGGAACTGGGGCACACCGCGGGAACACGTGCTATTAAAGCTTCAG GGCCTGGCAGTAAGAGATTTGGGATTGATGGGGAGCGAGAAGCAGTTCCTTTAACACTTGGAATTGTCTACAGCAAG GTGTCAGTAAGCAGCCGGAATCAGTGGAACAATATAGAGAAAGTTTGCACATCCGTAAACCTCACCAAAGCCTGCAGGAGGCCTGAGGAATTAG attcCAAAATGGAATGTCTTCAGCTGACAATGACCGAGGTACTCAAGAGGCAAAACTCTAAATCCAAGATGAGCTACAATCAG caaATGAACACCACTCAGGTGAAAGTGGACAAGGTGCAGGTTACAGGGAGCAACAGCACCACCTTCGCTGTGTGCTTCGACCAGGATGAAAAGAAAATCCTGCAGAGCGTTACCAG GTGTGAGGTGTCGGTGTGCTACAAGCCCGAGAACAGCATCCTCTGGAGGTTTAGAAGGAAGCGCTCCTTCCAGGAGCAGCCTCCCCATCCTGAGTTCTGCTCCCTTCTCtgcctccccatctccaccttcaGTGGAGCTCTCCCCTGA
- the LOC117424282 gene encoding phosphoinositide 3-kinase regulatory subunit 6, translated as MESKANPEVTDAMESDLLRSVHAILLELGGHHTASQFNRGMLRWTLHKKIERNPANNSTLVKIVVKELERAERSDNKLHIIPLLHTLMYAIVQAVYIPDDLYKRVYEFCKRLLTLPQPYCTVGLSHAVRVKSERLTPGVLYQRMVLSEQNIKNEQYQYHEKVFVFADPALLSMEMSAALSSEIESASPCRSHMSYMCDVIVHTMQAALGDSCDAPTLERMLKAKGQDTIELYFREVVATVEVCAEEAGGNHILYTGKLQQLYTTIVSSANPDGQSSSTLFGIPLPNPEISFHLWREDDLLWKELAKFTRSVSSSEVLSSDSASFEMPDPVSDLTSSELLRLSILSTDSGIERDLPPSELPAVSEEPSAGRSEQEQGRLVRRGGIKMKPSVSDGMALLQDTLEETGASPLGKLQRRAGSHGLPGSRQQKLYTARIVVLGDDRIVGRLAKAYYSLRKREARRPFLTQKLSLQFYYIPVTHEEQSSSSTKENTPTAGSDLCQLAAYLGRVDPWYENNIRSLCHMIPKLAKMKSCSGKSSEANPFLVDVISYYVRMGLQPVYFCIYSVKIAFTCLTKEHVEDVFVTQLQIDIPECMSFSGTMKGKGTLTRKKNFTENCGAMMTISYKKASLSNREVEKGLSLQTSGLVMRAIPSCETEDLDCLIVSFSEGSKVKAGVDGKIRTCNIKIGTLEQKPFTVCLDQDYRRIFKNVASIEVSPCLEPGYCIQKMRNSRFSVCDQEDVGLTKYMSKALPLPINTFAGIIQ; from the exons ATGGAGTCAAAAG CTAACCCTGAGGTCACTGACGCTATGGAGTCGGATCTACTTCGCAGTGTCCACGCTATCCTGCTGGAGTTAGGCGGGCATCATACGGCTTCTCAATTCAACAGAG GAATGCTGAGATGGACCTTGCACAAGAAAATTGAAAGGAACCCCGCCAACAACAGCACCTTGGTTAAAATTGTTGTTAAAGAGCTAGAGAGG GCAGAGAGGTCTGATAATAAGCTTCACATTATTCCTCTCCTTCACACACTCATGTACGCTATAGTACAG GCCGTTTACATTCCAGATGACCTGTACAAGAGGGTTTATGAATTCTGTAAAAGATTGCTGACGCTACCCCAGCCCTACTGCACAGTTGGACTCAGCCATGCAGTCCGTGTAAAAAGTGAAAGACTGACCCCAG GTGTTCTGTACCAGAGGATGGTCCTTTctgaacaaaacattaaaaacgaACAATACCAGTACCATGAAAA GGTGTTCGTGTTTGCAGACCCTGCCCTGTTATCAATGGAGATGAGCGCGGCTCTCAGCAGTGAGATTGAGTCAGCCAGCCCCTGCAGGAGCCACATGAGCTACATGTGTGATGTCATCGTGCACACCATGCAGGCTGCGCTGGGGGACAGCTGTGACGCCCCCACGCTGGAGCGCATGCTGAAG GCGAAAGGCCAAGACACGATCGAGCTGTATTTCCGGGAAGTGGTGGCGACTGTGGAGGTGTGTGCAGAGGAAGCTGGAGGAAACCACATCTTGTACACAGGCAAGCTGCAACAGCTCTACACAACCATCGTCAGCTCTGCAAACCCAG aTGGACAGTCCAGTAGCACACTTTTCGGCATTCCACTCCCCAACCCCGAAATCAGCTTTCACCTTTGGAGAGAGGACGATCTCTTGT GGAAAGAACTTGCCAAATTCACCAGGTCAGTGTCCTCCAGCGAAGTTCTCTCCAGTGACTCTGCATCGTTTGAGATGCCAGACCCCGTATCGGACCTCACCTCCAGCGAGCTCCTGCGGCTCTCGATCCTGTCGACGGACAGCGGCATCGAGAGAGACCTGCCCCCCAGCGAGCTGCCGGCCGTCAGCGAGGAGCCCTCTGCTGGCCGCAGTGAGCAGGAGCAGGGGAGGCTGGTCAGGAGGGGTGGGATTAAGATGAAGCCCTCTGTGTCGGACGGTATGGCTCTGCTGCAAGATACCCTGGAGGAGACAGGTGCAAGCCCCCTGGGGAAGCTGCAGAGAAGAGCTGGGAGCCATGGGTTACCAGGCAGCAGACAGCAGAAACTCTACACAGCTCGCATTGTGGTGCTGGGTGACGACAGGATTGTAGGAAGACTTGCAAAGGCCTACTACTCACTAAG GAAAAGAGAAGCAAGACGACCGTTTTTGACACAAAAACTGAGCCTGCAGTTTTACTACATACCTGTAACTCACGAAGAACAGAGTTCCTCTTCCACCAAG GAAAATACTCCAACTGCAGGAAGCGATCTGTGTCAGCTGGCTGCGTACCTGGGCAGGGTTGATCCGTGGTACGAAAACAACATCAGAAGTCTCTGTCATATGATACCCAAGCTGGCAAAAATG AAATCCTGCTCTGGTAAGTCCTCAGAGGCAAACCCTTTCCTCGTCGACGTGATCTCCTACTACGTGCGAATGGGGCTGCAGCCTGTCTACTTCTGCATATACTCAGTCAAG attgcatttacCTGCCTGACCAAAGAACACGTAGAGGATGTGTTTGTCACCCAGCTCCAGATAGACATCCCGGAATGTATGAGCTTTTCTGGTACAATGAAAGGAA aaGGTACTCTTACTCGGAAGAAGAatttcacagagaattgtggagCAATGATGACGATCTCCTACAAAAAG GCATCTCTAAGCAACAGGGAAGTTGAGAAGGGGCTGTCGTTACAAACATCTGGGTTGGTTATGAGAGCTATTCCCTCCTGCGAAACTGAAG ACCTTGACTGTCTGATTGTGAGTTTCTCTGAGGGATCTAAGGTGAAGGCAGGTGTG GATGGCAAGATTAGAACCTGCAATATTAAAATCGGGACGCTTGAACAAAAACCTTTCACTGTTTGTCTTGACCAGGACTACCGGAGGATCTTTAAGAACGTTGCAAG CATTGAAGTATCGCCATGCTTGGAGCCTGGGTACTGCATTCAGAAAATGCGGAATTCAAGATTCAGTGTGTGTGACCAAGAAGACGTTGGACTGACCAAATACATGTCCAAGGCACTTCCCCTGCCAATCAACACGTTTGCAGGCATCATACAATGA
- the LOC117424399 gene encoding major facilitator superfamily domain-containing protein 6-like protein A, whose protein sequence is MRRNKQWDVNKAMLLSRLFQFLHCAGKACAIPFLTLYLRHLGLTASLTGIIMGTKHFINLAWAPLSGYFAKHYNKRRVVILSSLLCSIGAGLLLLLIPPADKATMTRYCNISAFAGFGLPETAEDTINFSQLGNTTMTVHAFTTLISPTALSKINTKHIATAGAGQTLNDAILATAAASKHEVKRIAHRQSHRENHKNEEGADIPDNSDSKRSVRSRSLKTGSAHGQKPTDVVLEVQHQLFFLVLMAVALWEVLSAPLEWIVDDGLYEYLDFVDATDGYSRQWIWGYLGAACSACGVGLLVSNLDCLLNVHIHRSAVHFYSYAILITLTLLTGTFLPIHVNRKQEQTNKVLKALHLISNDGRATLCALTAFIVGAVGSAIENYLFWQMQEKGSSEFYMGASIAITLFAEILLSFFSDKILKTVGQSGTVALGMLCMAVQCLYYSFLWSPWSVLPIQSLNAFSSGALWWALNAQCEDVSTPGMERSVQRVFQALSLGLGAGIGSLAGGFIASRFNLEVLYRAAAVVLVIWSVAFLIVQSRIPRQKRVNYSRLLAADNSDLSDTETDQERDWLVNAMKDEKENNSW, encoded by the coding sequence ATGAGGAGGAACAAGCAATGGGACGTGAACAAGGCCATGCTTCTGTCCAGGCTCTTTCAGTTCCTGCACTGTGCTGGGAAGGCATGTGCCATCCCCTTTCTCACTCTCTATCTCAGACATCTTGGACTGACTGCTTCCCTGACTGGCATCATAATGGGCACTAAGCATTTCATTAACCTGGCCTGGGCTCCGCTGAGCGGTTACTTTGCCAAGCACTACAACAAACGAAGGGTAGTAATACTGAGCTCGCTGCTGTGCTCCATAGGAGCAGGGCTTCTCCTGTTACTCATTCCACCGGCAGACAAGGCAACAATGACCAGGTACTGCAATATCAGTGCATTTGCTGGGTTTGGGTTGCCAGAAACCGCAGAGGACACAATAAACTTTAGCCAGTTAGGAAACACTACTATGACTGTACATGCCTTCACAACCCTTATATCCCCTACAGCACTCTctaaaattaatacaaaacacaTTGCAACTGCAGGAGCGGGTCAGACGCTTAATGATGCAATATTAGCCACCGCTGCTGCAAGTAAACATGAAGTTAAACGAATTGCTCACCGACAATCCCATAGGGAAAATCACAAGAACGAAGAAGGGGCTGATATCCCAGATAATTCTGATTCAAAAAGATCAGTCAGGTCAAGATCTTTAAAAACTGGCTCCGCACATGGGCAAAAACCCACAGATGTCGTTTTGGAGGTCCAGCACCAGCTTTTCTTCCTAGTCCTCATGGCTGTAGCTCTGTGGGAGGTCCTATCCGCCCCTTTGGAATGGATTGTGGATGATGGCCTGTACGAGTACCTGGATTTTGTGGATGCGACTGACGGTTACAGCCGGCAATGGATCTGGGGGTACCTGGGGGCAGCATGCAGTGCCTGTGGCGTGGGTCTTTTGGTAAGCAACCTGGACTGCTTGCTAAATGTCCATATTCACCGGAGCGCAGTCCATTTCTATAGCTATGCTATTCTGATTACCTTAACGCTTCTCACAGGCACCTTCTTGCCAATTCATGTCAACAGGAAACAGGAGCAGACAAACAAAGTTCTTAAAGCCCTGCACCTCATCAGCAATGACGGCAGAGCCACGTTGTGTGCGCTTACCGCCTTTATAGTTGGAGCAGTCGGCTCTGCCATTGAAAATTACCTCTTCTGGCAAATGCAGGAGAAAGGCAGTAGCGAGTTCTACATGGGAGCCTCGATAGCAATCACGCTGTTCGCTGAGATTCTGCTCTCCTTCTTCAGCGACAAGATCCTGAAGACTGTTGGCCAGAGTGGGACCGTAGCACTGGGGATGTTATGCATGGCGGTCCAGTGTCTCTACTACTCCTTCCTCTGGTCTCCATGGTCTGTGTTGCCTATTCAGTCTTTGAATGCGTTTAGCAGTGGAGCCCTGTGGTGGGCTCTGAATGCCCAGTGTGAAGATGTTTCTACTCCAGGAATGGAGAGATCTGTTCAAAGGGTTTTTCAAGCGCTCTCGCTCGGCCTTGGCGCTGGAATTGGCAGCTTGGCGGGTGGCTTCATTGCCAGCAGGTTCAACTTGGAGGTGCTTTACAGGGCGGCAGCAGTTGTTTTGGTAATCTGGTCAGTTGCATTCCTGATAGTACAGTCCAGGATTCCCAGGCAGAAGAGGGTTAACTACTCCCGGCTTTTAGCGGCTGACAACAGTGACCTTAGTGATACAGAGACAGATCAGGAGAGAGACTGGCTTGTTAATGCCATGAAGGACGAAAAAGAGAATAACAGCTGGTGA